The following are from one region of the Syngnathus typhle isolate RoL2023-S1 ecotype Sweden linkage group LG22, RoL_Styp_1.0, whole genome shotgun sequence genome:
- the thbs1b gene encoding thrombospondin-1 — translation MKLTGIFLLLMLWICEAARIAESGEDNSVYDLFELVQVPKKNHGVNQVKGDDPYSPAYKILNPDLIPPVPERALRDLIDSIHAERGFLLLLNFKQAKRTRGSLLTIEKKDGSGPVFEIVSNGKANTLDIVFSTEKKQHLVSIEDADLATGHWKNITLFVQEDRAQLYAGCEEVNNAELDAPIQSILSQETPASAQLRIGKGAVKDRFMGILQNVRFVFGTSLDAILRNKGCQSSPDSMIIENLNGSSAIRTEYTGHKTKDLQMVCGFSCEDLVSMFKELKGLGVVVKELSIELRKLTNENKLIKTRIGIHSGVCIHNGIVHKNGDEWTVDDCTECTCQNSATVCRKISCPLIPCANATVPDGECCPRCGTPSDYAEDGWSPWSEWTHCSVSCGRGIQQRGRSCDRINNNCEGTSVQTRDCYLQECDKRFKQDGSWSHWSPWSSCSVTCGAGVITRIRLCNSPTPQLGGKDCVGEGRQTEKCQKSSCPINGNWGPWSPWDTCTVTCGGGAQIRKRLCNDPAPQYNGKDCVGDGKETQTCNKQTCPIDGCLSNPCFAGAKCTSYPDGSWKCGKCPVGYTGNGIKCKDLDECKEVPDACFEFNGVHRCENTNPGYNCLPCPPRYSGPQPFGKGVEQAAATKQVCSPRNPCLDGSHNCNKHARCNYLGHFSEPMFRCECKPGYAGNGHICGEDTDLDGWPNADLVCVENATYHCKKDNCPNLPNSGQEDYDKDGIGDACDIDDDNDGIPDDRDNCPFIFNPRQYDYDRDDVGDRCDNCPYNSNPDQTDTDTNGEGDACAVDIDGDGILNEKDNCPYVYNVDQRDTDLDGVGDMCDNCPLEHNPDQVDSDDDRVGDKCDSNQDIDEDGHQNNLDNCPYIPNSNQADHDKDGKGDACDHDDDNDGIPDDKDNCRLAHNPDQLDSDGDGRGDACKDDFDQDNVPDIYDVCPENFDISETDFRKFQMVPLDPKGTSQIDPNWVVRHQGKELVQTVNCDPGIAVGYHEFNAVDFSGTFFINTERDDDYAGFVFGYQSSSRFYVVMWKQITQTYWSNKPTKAQGYSGLSIKVVNSTTGPGEHLRNALWHTGNTPGQVRTLWHDPKNVGWKDYTAYRWHLIHRPRTGLIRVVMYEGKKIMADSGSIYDKTYAGGRLGLFVFSQEMVYFSDLKYECRDG, via the exons ATGAAGCTGACGGGGATATTTTTGTTATTGATGCTTTGGATTTGTGAAGCGGCCAGAATAGCAG AGAGTGGAGAAGACAACAGCGTGTACGACTTGTTCGAGTTGGTCCAAGTCCCTAAGAAGAACCACGGAGTGAATCAGGTGAAAGGAGACGATCCGTACAGCCCCGCCTACAAGATCCTCAACCCGGACCTGATCCCCCCGGTCCCCGAGCGCGCCCTCCGGGACCTGATCGACTCCATCCACGCCGAGAGGGGCTTCCTCTTGCTGCTCAACTTCAAGCAAGCCAAACGCACCCGGGGTAGCCTCCTGACCATAGAGAAGAAGGACGGTTCCGGTCCAGTATTTGAAATCGTGTCCAATGGGAAGGCGAATACTTTGGACATTGTTTTCTCCACCGAGAAGAAGCAGCATTTGGTCTCCATCGAAGATGCGGATCTCGCCACTGGCCACTGGAAGAACATCACGCTGTTTGTGCAGGAGGACCGGGCTCAACTTTACGCAGGATGCGAGGAGGTCAACAACGCCGAGCTGGACGCGCCGATCCAGAGCATCCTGTCCCAGGAGACGCCTGCAAGTGCGCAACTCAGGATCGGGAAAGGAGCCGTGAAGGATCGGTTCATG GGGATCCTTCAAAACGTGCGCTTCGTTTTTGGAACAAGCTTGGACGCCATCCTCCGCAACAAGGGATGCCAGAGTT CGCCAGATTCAATGATCATCGAGAATCTTAATGGCTCCTCAGCTATCAGGACGGAGTACACCGGTCATAAAACCAAAG ATCTGCAGATGGTCTGTGGCTTCTCCTGTGAGGACCTGGTCAGCATGTTCAAGGAGCTTAAGGGTCTTGGTGTGGTGGTGAAGGAGCTGTCCATTGAGCTCCGCAAACTG ACAAATGAGAACAAGCTGATTAAAACTCGCATCGGCATTCATAGCGGAGTCTGCATCCACAACGGCATCGTGCACAAAAATGGAGACGAGTGGACCGTCGACGACTGCACCGAGTGCACTTGTCAG AACTCGGCAACAGTGTGTCGCAAGATCTCATGTCCCCTAATTCCGTGTGCTAACGCAACTGTTCCAGATGGAGAGTGTTGCCCACGCTGTGGAACAC CGAGCGACTATGCAGAGGACGGCTGGTCGCCGTGGTCTGAATGGACCCATTGTTCCGTGTCATGTGGGCGGGGCATCCAGCAGCGTGGACGATCTTGTGATCGTATCAATAATAACTGCGAGGGCACCTCCGTCCAGACTCGGGATTGCTACCTCCAGGAGTGTGATAAGCGCT TTAAGCAGGATGGAAGCTGGAGCCATTGGTCACCGTGGTCCTCGTGCTCGGTTACCTGCGGGGCCGGTGTCATCACTCGAATCCGTCTCTGCAATTCCCCAACCCCCCAACTTGGAGGCAAGGACTGCGTGGGAGAAGGTCGCCAAACGGAAAAGTGTCAAAAGTCTTCATGCCCGA TTAACGGCAACTGGGGACCCTGGTCGCCGTGGGATACGTGCACCGTTACATGTGGAGGCGGAGCGCAAATTCGTAAACGTCTATGCAATGACCCCGCGCCACAATACAACGGCAAAGACTGCGTTGGTGACGGGAAAGAAACTCAGACGTGCAACAAGCAAACATGTCCAATTG ATGGATGCCTATCAAATCCTTGTTTCGCTGGGGCCAAGTGCACCAGTTACCCTGACGGCTCCTGGAAGTGTGGAAAATGTCCCGTCGGTTATACCGGCAATGGAATCAAATGTAAAGACCTTGATGAG TGCAAGGAAGTTCCCGATGCTTGCTTCGAGTTCAACGGTGTGCACCGCTGTGAGAACACAAATCCCGGCTACAATTGTCTTCCCTGCCCACCGCGTTACTCAGGACCTCAACCATTCGGTAAAGGTGTGGAGCAAGCTGCTGCTACCAAACAG GTATGCTCTCCTCGAAACCCATGCCTGGATGGAAGCCACAACTGTAACAAGCACGCACGCTGTAACTACCTCGGGCATTTCTCGGAACCGATGTTCCGATGCGAGTGCAAACCAGGCTATGCTGGCAATGGACACATATGTGGAGAAGACACCGATCTGGACGGTTGGCCCAATGCTGACTTGGTTTGTGTGGAGAATGCCACCTACCACTGCAAAAAG GACAACTGCCCCAACCTGCCCAACTCCGGACAAGAAGATTACGATAAGGACGGCATTGGAGATGCTTGTGACATCGATGATGACAACGATGGCATTCCTGATGACAGA GACAACTGTCCGTTCATCTTCAACCCGAGGCAGTACGACTACGACCGCGACGACGTCGGCGATCGTTGTGACAACTGCCCTTATAATAGCAACCCCGACCAAACCGACACGGACACCAACGGAGAAGGAGACGCCTGCGCCGTGGACATAGATGGAGACG GTATACTTAACGAAAAGGACAACTGTCCCTATGTGTACAACGTGGACCAGAGAGACACAGATTTGGACGGGGTGGGAGATATGTGCGATAACTGCCCTCTGGAACATAATCCCGATCAG GTGGATTCAGATGATGATCGTGTGGGAGATAAGTGTGACAGCAACCAGGATATTGATGAGGACGGACACCAGAACAATCTGGACAACTGCCCGTACATCCCCAATTCTAATCAGGCTGATCACGACAAGGACGGCAAAGGAGATGCGTGTGACCACGACGACGACAACGACGGCATCCCGGATGATAAGGACAATTGCAGACTGGCACATAATCCCGACCAACTTGACTCAGATG GTGATGGCCGTGGAGATGCGTGTAAAGACGATTTTGACCAAGACAACGTTCCAGACATCTACGACGTGTGTCCAGAGAACTTTGACATTAGCGAGACAGATTTCCGCAAATTCCAAATGGTTCCTCTAGACCCTAAAGGCACTTCCCAGATCGATCCCAACTGGGTGGTTCGTCACCAGGGTAAAGAACTCGTTCAAACCGTCAACTGTGACCCTGGAATTGCCGTTG GATACCATGAGTTCAATGCCGTGGACTTCAGTGGGACCTTCTTCATCAACACCGAGAGGGATGATGACTATGCCGGCTTTGTGTTTGGTTACCAGTCGAGCTCCAGGTTCTATGTGGTCATGTGGAAGCAGATCACTCAGACCTACTGGTCCAACAAACCCACAAAAGCCCAAGGCTACTCTGGCTTGTCAATCAAAGTGGTCAATTCCACCACTGGCCCAGGAGAACATCTCAGGAATGCCCTGTGGCATACCGGAAATACCCCAGGACAG GTCCGCACCCTCTGGCATGACCCTAAGAATGTCGGATGGAAAGATTACACCGCCTACAGATGGCATCTGATCCACAGACCAAGAACGGGCCTTATCAG GGTTGTCATGTACGAAGGAAAGAAGATCATGGCAGATTCTGGTAGCATCTATGACAAAACATATGCCGGCGGCAGGCTAGGTCTTTTTGTCTTCTCCCAGGAGATGGTTTACTTCTCAGACCTCAAGTATGAGTGTAGAG ATGGATAA
- the katnbl1 gene encoding KATNB1-like protein 1 isoform X2, with protein MPPDKMLRLLVHSPGTEKRPSFRKRKSSLSLEVGVKLHRKTSNVGRARDTGMANKENEVTCSDLRGNRYRDNCRPTVNAAGASKMAGPASKYSDFTELSKDHEAVSHILFGRNLRLRVALTLWRRNASELVAYLIVIQDRGVLLDLLPVITNNLQSEASCFSIGCCVDLIPQVKVILSGKYEEHIIVGLHWVQAVIRKWWPDLSKPEKILRDSLDNRNIVVLKQRLRDLWKDGARLCLVSGSTGDLAKAVEAYVLQLP; from the exons atgccacctgataaaatgCTTCG aCTCCTTGTGCACAGTCCAGGCACGGAAAAGAGACCCTCATTTCGCAAGAGGAAGAGTTCTCTATCCCTGGAAGTGGGCGTGAAGCTGCACCGTAAAACATCCAATGTTGGTCGAGCCCGTGACACCGGCATGGCCAATAAAGAAAATGAGGTGACATGCTCGGATCTGCGGGGCAATCGCTACAGAGATAACTGTAGGCCGACTGTGAATGCAGCAGGGGCCTCTAAGATGGCAGGGCCCGCTTCCAAGTACAGTGACTTCACTGAG CTGTCCAAGGACCATGAAGCAGTGTCTCATATCCTCTTTGGAAGGAACCTTCGACTTAGAGTGGCCCTAACGCTATGGCGAAGGAACGCCAGTGAATTAGTGGCTTATCTAATCGT AATTCAAGATAGAGGCGTGCTGCTTGATCTGTTACCTGTCATAACAAATAA CCTTCAAAGTGAAGCATCTTGTTTTTCAATCGGATGCTGCGTTGACCTCATACCCCAAGTCAAAGTGATTCTTTCCGGTAAATACGAAGA ACACATAATTGTGGGTTTACACTGGGTCCAAGCTGTCATCAGGAAATGGTGGCCAGACCTTTCAAAGCCAGAGAAAATACTGCGGGACAGTTTGGACAACAG GAACATTGTAGTCTTGAAGCAACGTCTAAGGGACTTGTGGAAGGACGGAGCCAGGTTATGTCTGGTTTCAGGTTCTACTGGAGACCTGGCAAag GCCGTCGAGGCATACGTCCTTCAGCTGCCCTGA
- the katnbl1 gene encoding KATNB1-like protein 1 isoform X1 — MKQVDIRNKDQLDKERLLVHSPGTEKRPSFRKRKSSLSLEVGVKLHRKTSNVGRARDTGMANKENEVTCSDLRGNRYRDNCRPTVNAAGASKMAGPASKYSDFTELSKDHEAVSHILFGRNLRLRVALTLWRRNASELVAYLIVIQDRGVLLDLLPVITNNLQSEASCFSIGCCVDLIPQVKVILSGKYEEHIIVGLHWVQAVIRKWWPDLSKPEKILRDSLDNRNIVVLKQRLRDLWKDGARLCLVSGSTGDLAKAVEAYVLQLP, encoded by the exons ATGAAGCAG GTGGATATTAGAAATAAGGACCAATTAGATAAGGAAAG aCTCCTTGTGCACAGTCCAGGCACGGAAAAGAGACCCTCATTTCGCAAGAGGAAGAGTTCTCTATCCCTGGAAGTGGGCGTGAAGCTGCACCGTAAAACATCCAATGTTGGTCGAGCCCGTGACACCGGCATGGCCAATAAAGAAAATGAGGTGACATGCTCGGATCTGCGGGGCAATCGCTACAGAGATAACTGTAGGCCGACTGTGAATGCAGCAGGGGCCTCTAAGATGGCAGGGCCCGCTTCCAAGTACAGTGACTTCACTGAG CTGTCCAAGGACCATGAAGCAGTGTCTCATATCCTCTTTGGAAGGAACCTTCGACTTAGAGTGGCCCTAACGCTATGGCGAAGGAACGCCAGTGAATTAGTGGCTTATCTAATCGT AATTCAAGATAGAGGCGTGCTGCTTGATCTGTTACCTGTCATAACAAATAA CCTTCAAAGTGAAGCATCTTGTTTTTCAATCGGATGCTGCGTTGACCTCATACCCCAAGTCAAAGTGATTCTTTCCGGTAAATACGAAGA ACACATAATTGTGGGTTTACACTGGGTCCAAGCTGTCATCAGGAAATGGTGGCCAGACCTTTCAAAGCCAGAGAAAATACTGCGGGACAGTTTGGACAACAG GAACATTGTAGTCTTGAAGCAACGTCTAAGGGACTTGTGGAAGGACGGAGCCAGGTTATGTCTGGTTTCAGGTTCTACTGGAGACCTGGCAAag GCCGTCGAGGCATACGTCCTTCAGCTGCCCTGA